A genomic window from Lycium barbarum isolate Lr01 chromosome 4, ASM1917538v2, whole genome shotgun sequence includes:
- the LOC132638335 gene encoding ammonium transporter 2 member 5-like — protein sequence MSNLLSPPAGFNFSQLPSNLIPDDANPPWMSKGDNAWQLVAATLVGLQSVPGLIILYGGAVKKKWAVNSAFMALYAFACVLLCWVCWGYRMSFGEKLIPIWGKVDVALEQDYLFRQAFLGMFPNSTMVFFQFVFAAITLILIAGALLGRMNFYAWMLFVPLWLTFSYTFGAYTIWSTDGWLSVEGIIDYSGGYVIHLSSGVAGFTAAYWVGPRSTKDRERFPPNNILLMLAGAGLLWMGWTGFNGGDPYQAGIDASLAVLNTHVAAATSLLTWLILDVIFFGKPSVIGAVQGMITGLVAITPAAGVVQGWAAIVIGLCSGSIPWFTMMVVHKKSELLQKVDDTMAVFHTHAVAGCLGGILSGLFANPRLCYLFYGDYKKYYGLFYGFHDGQIHKGFRQMGLQLLGILFVVVLNVVMTSLVCLIVQLIVPLRMSEEDMEIGDEAAHGEEAYAIWGQGDRLEKSAGFSAYNDDTARAASSTYNTSRSQVEMV from the exons GTTACAAAGTGTACCAGGCCTTATAATACTGTATGGAGGTGCAGTAAAAAAGAAATGGGCAGTGAATTCAGCTTTCATGGCTTTGTATGCCTTTGCTTGTGTTCTACTTTGTTGGGTTTGCTGGGGATACAGGATGTCGTTTGGGGAAAAACTTATACCAATATGGGGGAAAGTGGACGTCGCGTTGGAACAAGATTACCTCTTTCGCCAAGCATTTCTAGGGATGTTCCCTAATTCAACCATGGTGTTTTTCCAGTTTGTTTTCGCCGCGATCACTTTGATTTTGATCGCGGGAGCATTACTGGGGAGAATGAATTTTTATGCTTGGATGCTGTTTGTTCCATTGTGGTTAACCTTTTCTTATACCTTTGGTGCATACACCATTTGGTCTACGGATGGTTGGCTATCTGTTGAGGGTATCATTGACTATTCTGGTGGCTATGTCATCCATTTGTCTTCTGGGGTCGCTGGTTTTACCGCTGCTTATTGG GTGGGTCCAAGGTCAACAAAGGACAGAGAGAGATTTCCACCAAATAACATACTTTTGATGCTGGCTGGGGCAGGACTACTGTGGATGGGGTGGACAGGGTTCAATGGAGGTGATCCATATCAAGCCGGCATAGATGCATCCTTGGCTGTATTAAACACTCATGTTGCTGCTGCTACAAGCTTGTTAACATGGCTCATTCTTGATGTCATCTTCTTTGGAAAGCCTTCTGTTATTGGTGCTGTCCAGGGCATGATCACTGGCTTAGTTGCAATCACCCCTGCTGCAG GTGTTGTACAAGGATGGGCAGCCATAGTCATAGGACTGTGCTCAGGCTCTATCCCATGGTTCACAATGATGGTAGTACACAAGAAGTCTGAGCTTCTTCAAAAAGTGGACGACACAATGGCTGTTTTCCATACCCACGCGGTGGCCGGATGCCTAGGAGGAATCCTCTCAGGACTCTTTGCTAACCCAAGGCTATGCTACCTTTTCTACGGCGACTATAAAAAATACTATGGCCTCTTCTATGGTTTTCACGATGGACAAATCCACAAAGGATTCAGGCAAATGGGTCTCCAGCTTCTCGGGATTCTGTTTGTCGTGGTGTTGAACGTTGTGATGACAAGCTTGGTATGTTTAATAGTGCAGCTCATTGTGCCACTGAGAATGTCAGAGGAAGACATGGAAATTGGAGATGAAGCTGCACATGGTGAGGAAGCTTATGCAATTTGGGGACAAGGTGATAGACTTGAGAAATCTGCTGGATTTTCAGCTTACAATGATGACACTGCTAGAGCTGCTAGCTCCACTTATAATACGTCTAGAAGTCAGGTCGAAATGGTCTAA